In Phormidium yuhuli AB48, one genomic interval encodes:
- a CDS encoding DUF1822 family protein: protein MKLNTFFTVPLTNHQRDVAKIFRQRYMQTTKAYRVYRQVLALHAVNFYAQCMGITTDFNISSLWNPVQQLLSDVTELPIPGLGTLECGLVEPPIAHPTSLDKNSHDLMVYISPEAFDNRLGYIAVGFSETYDYAYLLGFRETVSSSETPLTSWNSLTGLFPVLSQSRSSPARVRLRHWLQDQFQAGWERLSDEFIWEELFPETRTPVMAVTFRNPSIQAGIQRAKQLQFSDGQIVALEVGVYPLSETEIDIRVQLIPAVGSSLPSDLNMMILDYQDDVIMQTQSRGTPALRLEFSVEPDEIFKLKLQRETVSLVETFSF, encoded by the coding sequence ATGAAACTCAATACTTTCTTTACAGTTCCTTTGACGAATCATCAACGAGATGTGGCAAAAATATTTCGTCAACGATATATGCAAACCACCAAAGCTTATCGAGTGTATCGCCAAGTTTTGGCACTCCACGCGGTTAATTTTTATGCTCAATGTATGGGAATTACCACAGATTTTAATATTAGTTCACTCTGGAATCCGGTTCAGCAACTCTTATCCGATGTGACTGAACTACCGATTCCGGGACTCGGAACCTTAGAATGTGGCTTAGTAGAACCGCCGATCGCCCATCCCACATCTCTCGATAAGAACAGCCATGACCTCATGGTTTATATTTCTCCTGAAGCCTTCGATAATCGACTCGGCTATATTGCAGTGGGTTTTAGTGAAACCTATGATTATGCTTACCTGCTTGGCTTCCGGGAAACGGTCTCCTCATCCGAAACGCCCCTGACGAGCTGGAATAGCCTCACTGGTCTATTTCCAGTTCTATCACAGTCCCGTTCTTCTCCCGCCAGAGTTCGTCTGCGTCACTGGCTTCAGGATCAGTTTCAGGCGGGGTGGGAGAGGTTATCTGATGAGTTCATTTGGGAAGAATTATTCCCTGAAACACGAACACCCGTGATGGCGGTTACCTTTCGAAATCCTTCCATTCAAGCCGGTATTCAACGAGCCAAACAGCTTCAGTTTAGTGATGGACAAATTGTTGCCCTAGAAGTAGGGGTCTATCCACTGAGTGAAACGGAAATTGACATCCGAGTTCAACTCATTCCCGCAGTGGGGTCCTCACTTCCGTCCGATTTAAACATGATGATTCTTGACTATCAAGATGATGTGATCATGCAAACTCAATCAAGAGGAACTCCTGCATTACGGCTAGAGTTTAGTGTAGAACCTGATGAAATCTTTAAACTTAAACTGCAACGGGAAACGGTGAGTTTGGTCGAGACGTTTTCCTTTTAA
- the nagA gene encoding N-acetylglucosamine-6-phosphate deacetylase yields the protein MAVTIIRGNVPGYKGPEGTSSRQQQLVLECDRITAITPMTNSEPSLLDRGSPRDGDEDWISLGGCDLQINGALGLAFPDVTSEDGPKLDAISRYLWQAGIDEYLPTLVTTSLEKFRGALEVFEGFMTQQPPPQEAAQVLGLHLEGPCLNPQKRGAHPQEFLLPLSSETLEQVIGPFSNTVRLMTLAPELDPSGEAIAHLQSQGIHVSLGHSLANAAQANQAFDQGAHLVTHAFNAMPGLHHREPGLLGAALVRPEISCGVIADGEHICPTMLHLLLKAAADRLFLVSDALAPLGLGDGTYPWDSRQIQVTQGTARLPDGTLAGTTRSLLEGALNLVNWGLCDIETAISLATIAPRRALGRSSNLIGASARQLLRWRQVDGQWHCQRLIVEA from the coding sequence ATGGCTGTAACGATTATTCGGGGCAATGTGCCGGGATACAAGGGACCCGAGGGAACATCCTCCAGACAGCAGCAGCTTGTCCTAGAGTGCGATCGCATTACGGCCATTACCCCCATGACGAACTCAGAGCCATCCCTCCTTGACCGAGGAAGCCCCCGAGATGGCGATGAAGACTGGATATCCCTAGGAGGCTGTGATCTCCAGATTAACGGGGCGCTAGGCTTAGCTTTCCCCGATGTAACCTCCGAGGATGGCCCCAAGTTAGACGCCATTAGCCGCTATCTCTGGCAGGCGGGGATTGATGAGTATCTCCCCACCCTCGTCACCACCTCCCTAGAGAAGTTCCGGGGGGCGTTAGAGGTCTTTGAAGGCTTCATGACGCAACAACCCCCTCCGCAAGAAGCGGCTCAGGTTTTGGGACTGCATCTGGAGGGGCCCTGTTTAAATCCCCAGAAACGGGGGGCCCATCCCCAAGAATTTCTCCTCCCCCTCTCCTCAGAGACCCTTGAGCAGGTTATTGGGCCCTTCAGCAACACGGTTCGCTTGATGACCCTTGCACCGGAATTAGACCCCAGTGGGGAGGCGATCGCCCACTTACAGTCTCAGGGAATTCACGTCAGTCTGGGCCATTCCCTCGCCAACGCCGCTCAAGCGAATCAAGCCTTTGACCAAGGGGCCCATCTCGTCACTCATGCCTTTAACGCCATGCCCGGACTTCACCACCGCGAACCGGGCTTATTGGGGGCCGCCCTAGTGCGTCCCGAGATCTCCTGTGGAGTAATTGCCGATGGAGAACATATCTGCCCCACCATGCTGCACCTATTGCTCAAGGCGGCCGCTGACCGGCTGTTTTTAGTGAGTGATGCCCTAGCTCCCTTAGGACTAGGCGATGGGACCTATCCCTGGGATAGCCGCCAAATTCAAGTCACCCAGGGAACCGCACGGCTGCCCGATGGAACCCTCGCTGGAACCACGCGATCGCTCCTAGAGGGAGCCTTAAATCTCGTCAACTGGGGTCTCTGTGACATTGAAACCGCCATTTCCTTAGCCACCATCGCCCCCCGTCGGGCCCTAGGACGCTCCAGCAATTTAATTGGGGCATCGGCCCGGCAACTGCTACGTTGGCGACAGGTGGACGGACAATGGCACTGTCAACGCCTGATCGTTGAGGCTTAA
- a CDS encoding sigma-70 family RNA polymerase sigma factor — translation MDDEQLNQLALDAQHTPPGSPARQVALTQLINGLINSGRLSYPPGPGLSPDRYQDYRSEALQNLFYYICQSIDKYDSERAPVMRWVNVLLERRFFKDVSYRRISSQRNIIIEPLEERLLSPSEWNLIFGEDQPFLSDLVRQCFEDDPDGVFRECCLVTYPQVNFQILVLRRLDGYQWQEISEEFSVKVSTLSTFYQTCLRNLSPYIESTIRDTNP, via the coding sequence ATGGATGATGAGCAGTTAAACCAACTCGCGTTAGATGCACAGCACACTCCTCCTGGAAGCCCAGCTCGACAAGTGGCCTTGACTCAGTTGATTAATGGACTCATTAACTCCGGTCGTCTTAGTTATCCTCCCGGCCCGGGACTGTCTCCGGATCGATATCAAGATTACCGCTCTGAGGCATTGCAGAACTTGTTTTACTATATTTGTCAGTCTATTGATAAATATGATAGCGAGCGGGCTCCCGTAATGCGCTGGGTTAATGTGTTATTGGAACGCCGTTTTTTCAAAGATGTCTCGTATCGGAGGATTAGTTCTCAAAGAAATATCATTATTGAACCTTTGGAGGAACGGTTACTATCCCCGTCCGAATGGAATCTTATTTTTGGAGAAGATCAACCCTTTTTGTCTGATTTAGTTCGACAATGTTTTGAGGACGACCCAGATGGAGTCTTTCGAGAGTGCTGTTTAGTGACCTATCCTCAGGTAAATTTTCAAATTCTTGTCCTACGACGCCTCGACGGGTATCAATGGCAGGAAATATCTGAGGAATTTTCCGTAAAAGTTTCAACCTTGAGTACCTTCTATCAAACTTGCCTGCGTAATCTTTCACCCTATATTGAATCAACAATTCGTGACACCAATCCTTGA
- a CDS encoding calcium-binding protein yields the protein MLSFDLNSLTLVTLDDTDNRFIGNSESQLILGAAGNDTIAGVGGNNWIFGGPGQDVIEAGEGNDALYGGQGDDILIARQGNNLLSGDLGNDTLFGGAGGDTLVGGADDDLIQGRQGENFLFGNEGNDTLYAGSGDDSLYGGQGDDWILAREGNNLLSGDRGNDTLYSGSGTDTLIGGEGSNTFVLTPGMGNAELAQADLILDYTPNEDSLVLFEGLTEDRLEFLAGEGEFAGDTVIRDRTSGDFLAILKNISDPVVQLDINSDAEEPDLLDFDLDLDEDSDLGLGDDDDLPDDEFAPLPAAISSTAVQFTPNTDEATLAASDAQRLTLGSQTIYIGFWQQSSINQDPIIVSFDSENPDNNWVRTDYESTGADGRGQGLFWDGTNLYGVFSTDGTQGSPSEDWRRATGDVTQNWLRSYGPGGGAKVGVLGRIDPATGELLDAAFLSAVLNNGNSNTLTIKDITTNEAGNLVVSAESFFGPRNPDGSRMTQVDTSLSSPFDYTVEITPDLNTVVSTSAVGWA from the coding sequence ATGCTTTCCTTTGATCTCAATAGCCTGACTCTGGTCACCCTCGATGATACGGATAATCGCTTCATCGGTAATTCTGAGAGTCAACTGATTCTCGGTGCGGCGGGAAATGATACCATCGCCGGAGTGGGTGGAAATAACTGGATTTTTGGCGGTCCCGGCCAAGATGTGATTGAAGCCGGTGAGGGAAATGATGCGCTCTATGGCGGACAAGGGGATGACATCCTCATCGCCAGACAGGGAAACAATCTGCTGAGTGGTGATTTGGGGAATGATACCCTCTTTGGTGGCGCGGGAGGCGATACCCTCGTCGGTGGTGCGGATGATGATCTGATTCAAGGTCGCCAGGGTGAGAATTTTCTGTTTGGCAATGAGGGGAATGATACCCTCTATGCTGGGTCGGGAGATGATAGCCTCTATGGGGGCCAGGGGGATGATTGGATTTTGGCCCGAGAGGGGAATAATCTCCTGAGTGGCGATCGCGGTAATGATACTCTCTACAGTGGCTCGGGGACTGATACTCTCATCGGCGGTGAGGGGTCCAATACCTTTGTCCTCACCCCAGGGATGGGGAACGCGGAACTGGCTCAGGCGGATCTGATTTTGGACTATACCCCCAATGAAGATTCCTTAGTCTTGTTTGAAGGATTGACGGAAGACCGTTTGGAATTTCTGGCGGGAGAGGGAGAGTTTGCTGGGGATACGGTGATTCGCGATCGCACCAGCGGCGACTTTCTCGCTATTCTCAAAAATATCAGTGACCCGGTGGTGCAACTGGATATCAACAGCGACGCAGAAGAACCGGATTTACTCGATTTTGACTTGGATCTCGATGAGGACTCCGATTTGGGACTCGGGGATGATGACGACCTCCCTGATGATGAGTTTGCACCCCTTCCCGCTGCAATTAGTTCCACGGCCGTTCAATTTACCCCCAATACCGACGAAGCCACCCTGGCTGCATCCGATGCACAACGGCTAACCCTGGGAAGTCAAACCATTTATATCGGATTCTGGCAGCAAAGTAGCATCAACCAAGACCCGATTATCGTCAGTTTTGACAGCGAAAACCCCGATAATAACTGGGTTCGTACGGATTATGAGTCCACCGGTGCTGACGGACGGGGCCAAGGACTGTTCTGGGATGGAACGAATCTCTATGGGGTCTTTAGTACTGATGGAACCCAGGGAAGTCCCAGTGAAGATTGGCGACGGGCCACAGGAGACGTCACCCAGAACTGGTTACGGAGTTACGGGCCAGGTGGCGGCGCCAAAGTTGGGGTCTTAGGTCGCATTGACCCCGCGACGGGGGAACTTCTCGATGCCGCCTTCCTCTCAGCGGTGTTAAATAATGGGAACAGTAACACTCTCACGATTAAGGACATCACCACCAATGAGGCGGGAAATCTTGTGGTCAGTGCAGAGTCGTTTTTTGGCCCCCGCAATCCTGACGGCTCCCGCATGACTCAAGTGGATACCAGTCTCTCGTCTCCCTTTGATTACACCGTAGAAATTACCCCAGACCTCAATACGGTGGTTAGTACCTCCGCCGTGGGGTGGGCCTGA
- the purE gene encoding 5-(carboxyamino)imidazole ribonucleotide mutase — MTSSDPKTPQIGIIMGSDSDLPTMNAALEICQQFQVSHEVAIVSAHRTPERLVDYAKTAHERGLKVIIAGAGGAAHLPGMVAALTPLPVIGVPVATRHLGGLDSLYSIVQMPRGIPVATVAIGNAQNAGLLAIQILGSHDVFLLQKVQEYRQDLKDSVLQRQQRLDELGATAYLQQS, encoded by the coding sequence ATGACCTCTTCTGACCCCAAGACCCCACAAATTGGCATCATTATGGGCAGCGATTCCGACCTCCCCACCATGAATGCTGCCCTTGAGATTTGCCAGCAGTTTCAGGTTTCCCATGAGGTGGCGATCGTCTCGGCCCACCGTACTCCTGAACGTCTGGTTGACTACGCGAAAACCGCCCATGAACGGGGATTAAAGGTGATTATTGCCGGGGCCGGGGGAGCCGCTCACCTTCCGGGGATGGTCGCCGCATTAACCCCTTTACCGGTGATTGGGGTCCCCGTTGCCACCCGCCATTTAGGAGGTCTCGACTCCCTCTACTCCATTGTGCAAATGCCTCGGGGAATTCCCGTAGCCACTGTGGCCATTGGCAATGCCCAAAATGCGGGTTTATTGGCGATCCAGATCTTGGGCAGCCATGACGTCTTCCTCCTGCAAAAGGTCCAAGAGTATCGTCAAGACCTGAAAGACTCCGTTCTGCAACGACAGCAGCGACTTGATGAACTCGGAGCCACCGCCTATCTTCAACAGTCATGA
- a CDS encoding class I SAM-dependent methyltransferase — MGLKLHIGGKEAHPDWKILDIEERPEVDFVGDAADLSQFEDNSVEAIYASHVLEHFHHSLNNELLVTLGEWHRVLQPGGKLLISVPNLQTLCWLYLNPNLMAFERLHLMSIMFGGQTNEFDVHRVGFDFETLAIYLEEVGFEEYEELTEFNLFKDCSSLRIMDTLISLNMAATKTARASGDEE; from the coding sequence ATGGGACTCAAACTTCATATTGGCGGCAAAGAGGCTCATCCCGACTGGAAAATTTTGGATATCGAGGAGCGGCCCGAGGTGGATTTTGTGGGCGATGCGGCGGATTTAAGTCAATTTGAGGATAATTCCGTTGAAGCCATCTATGCCAGTCATGTTCTGGAGCATTTCCACCATAGTCTGAACAATGAGTTACTGGTGACTCTCGGGGAATGGCATCGGGTTCTACAACCTGGGGGCAAGTTGTTGATCAGTGTCCCCAATTTGCAAACTCTCTGCTGGCTCTATCTCAACCCCAACTTGATGGCGTTTGAACGACTGCATCTGATGAGCATTATGTTTGGGGGACAAACCAATGAGTTTGATGTGCATCGGGTGGGCTTTGATTTTGAGACGTTGGCCATTTATTTGGAAGAAGTGGGCTTTGAGGAGTATGAGGAGTTAACAGAGTTCAATCTGTTTAAGGATTGCAGTAGCCTGCGGATTATGGACACGCTGATTAGTCTCAATATGGCGGCCACCAAAACGGCTAGGGCTTCAGGGGATGAGGAGTAG
- a CDS encoding 4-hydroxy-3-methylbut-2-enyl diphosphate reductase: MDTKAFKRALQQSDNYHRRGFGHEVEVEGLLQTEYQSDLIGEIRANQNRLERDQVTIRLAEAFGFCWGVERAVAIAYETRSHFPKERIWITNEIIHNPGVNQRLREMNVGFIQVVEGQKDFSGVQPGDVVILPAFGATVQEMQLLDERGCTIVDTTCPWVSKVWNSVEKHKRRNHTSIVHGKYKHEETLATTSFADKYLVVLNLKEAEYVANYILRGGDKAEFLEKFKNAHSEGFDPDRDLGCVGIANQTTMLKSETEQIGKLFEHTMLQKYGPTEFNQHFMSFNTICDATQERQDAMLELVEEDLDLIVVIGGFNSSNTTHLQEIAIERGIPSYHIDCAHRIGPGNRIEHKPLEQDELEVTENWLPDGHLVVGITSGASTPDKSVEETIQKILNLKARVTVTP; the protein is encoded by the coding sequence ATGGATACTAAAGCCTTTAAGCGTGCTCTCCAACAATCTGATAACTATCACCGCCGTGGATTTGGACATGAGGTTGAGGTTGAGGGACTACTGCAAACGGAATATCAAAGCGATCTGATTGGTGAGATTCGGGCTAATCAGAACCGCCTCGAACGAGATCAGGTAACCATTCGTCTAGCGGAGGCCTTTGGATTTTGTTGGGGGGTTGAGCGGGCCGTGGCGATCGCCTATGAAACCCGCAGTCACTTTCCCAAAGAGCGGATCTGGATCACCAATGAAATCATTCATAATCCCGGCGTTAACCAACGGCTGCGAGAGATGAATGTAGGATTTATCCAGGTGGTTGAAGGTCAAAAAGACTTTTCCGGAGTGCAACCCGGGGACGTAGTCATCCTGCCCGCCTTCGGGGCGACGGTGCAAGAGATGCAGCTTCTTGATGAACGGGGTTGCACCATTGTCGACACCACCTGTCCCTGGGTGTCCAAGGTTTGGAACAGCGTTGAAAAACACAAGCGACGTAACCATACCTCCATTGTCCATGGCAAATACAAACATGAGGAAACCCTGGCAACCACCTCATTTGCCGATAAGTATCTCGTGGTTCTCAACCTCAAGGAAGCCGAATATGTGGCGAACTATATTCTGCGGGGGGGCGATAAAGCTGAGTTCCTAGAAAAATTTAAAAATGCCCATTCTGAAGGTTTTGACCCCGACCGCGACCTAGGCTGTGTGGGGATTGCCAATCAAACCACAATGCTCAAAAGTGAGACGGAACAGATTGGCAAACTCTTTGAGCACACCATGTTACAAAAATATGGGCCCACGGAGTTCAATCAACATTTCATGTCCTTCAACACCATCTGCGATGCTACCCAGGAGCGTCAAGATGCCATGTTGGAGCTAGTTGAGGAAGACCTGGATTTAATTGTCGTGATTGGTGGCTTTAATTCCTCCAACACGACACACTTACAAGAAATTGCCATCGAGCGCGGCATCCCCTCCTATCATATCGATTGCGCCCATCGCATCGGTCCGGGGAATCGCATTGAACACAAACCCCTGGAACAGGATGAGTTAGAAGTCACAGAAAACTGGCTCCCCGATGGCCATCTAGTGGTCGGAATTACCTCAGGAGCCTCCACCCCAGATAAATCAGTAGAAGAGACCATTCAAAAAATCCTCAATCTCAAGGCCCGAGTCACGGTAACCCCTTAA
- a CDS encoding ammonium transporter, whose amino-acid sequence MTSKITLRSRPGATPGRGRGKNRNSFLVKLLTLGRRVPIYWLACIPLTALILGVWDLAATAADPQGIEILEEVDAAYVQGVLNTVWVLVASVLVIFMNAGFGMLETGMCRQKNAVNILSKNLIVFALATLAYWAIGFSLMYGEGATGEGSTAFIGFGGWFLSSGDPATYGLDPFPDDLPISVSFLFQVAFAATAATIVSGAVAERIKYDAFLIFSLLLTGIFYPISGHWVWSGDGMLTSFGPDGAWEFGDFAGSTVVHSVGGWAALVGAAILGPRMGKYEDGQPRAIPGHNMSIATLGCLILWIGWFGFNPGSELAATSNIAYIAVTTNLAAAAGGVTGTFTSWFRDGKPDLSMTINGILAGLVAITAGCDVMPYWGAALTGAIGGVLVVFSVSFFDRVVKIDDPVGAISVHLVNGAWGTLAVGIFGGGNFIAQLIGVLTIGGFTVLMSFICWYAVAAILGGIRVGEEEEFNGLDIGEHGMEAYHGFLKETAMGSMSSSKPSGS is encoded by the coding sequence ATGACCTCTAAGATTACCCTCAGATCACGACCTGGAGCGACACCAGGACGGGGTCGCGGCAAAAACCGCAACTCATTCCTGGTTAAACTTCTCACCCTTGGACGGCGAGTGCCGATCTATTGGCTGGCCTGTATTCCCCTGACTGCTTTAATTTTAGGCGTTTGGGATTTAGCTGCCACTGCTGCCGATCCCCAGGGAATCGAAATTCTCGAAGAGGTGGATGCTGCCTACGTTCAAGGCGTTCTCAACACCGTTTGGGTTCTCGTCGCCTCCGTTTTGGTTATTTTCATGAACGCCGGTTTCGGAATGCTCGAAACTGGGATGTGTCGTCAGAAAAATGCCGTCAACATCCTCTCAAAAAACCTAATTGTTTTTGCCCTGGCAACCCTTGCTTACTGGGCGATCGGATTTTCCCTGATGTATGGTGAAGGGGCCACCGGCGAAGGCTCCACGGCCTTCATTGGTTTCGGTGGGTGGTTCCTCAGTAGTGGCGACCCAGCCACCTACGGCCTCGATCCCTTCCCAGATGACTTGCCGATTTCTGTTTCCTTCCTGTTCCAGGTTGCCTTTGCAGCCACCGCAGCCACCATTGTCTCTGGGGCCGTGGCGGAACGGATTAAATACGATGCCTTCTTAATTTTTAGCCTCCTCCTAACGGGGATTTTCTACCCCATCTCTGGTCACTGGGTTTGGTCAGGCGACGGGATGCTGACCTCATTTGGTCCGGATGGTGCTTGGGAATTTGGCGACTTTGCCGGTTCCACCGTGGTCCACTCCGTTGGCGGTTGGGCCGCCTTAGTGGGAGCCGCAATTCTCGGTCCCCGTATGGGTAAATACGAAGATGGCCAGCCCCGAGCGATTCCTGGCCACAACATGAGTATTGCCACTCTGGGATGCTTAATTCTCTGGATTGGCTGGTTTGGCTTCAACCCGGGTTCCGAGTTAGCGGCAACTTCCAACATTGCCTATATTGCCGTCACCACCAACCTAGCCGCAGCGGCCGGAGGCGTGACTGGAACCTTTACCTCTTGGTTCCGAGATGGTAAGCCGGATCTGTCCATGACCATCAACGGTATTTTGGCCGGCTTAGTTGCCATTACCGCCGGTTGTGACGTCATGCCTTACTGGGGAGCCGCCCTCACCGGGGCCATTGGTGGTGTCCTCGTGGTGTTCTCTGTCTCCTTCTTTGACCGTGTTGTCAAAATTGATGACCCTGTTGGGGCAATTTCCGTTCACTTGGTCAACGGAGCTTGGGGAACTCTAGCCGTGGGCATCTTTGGCGGTGGTAACTTCATCGCTCAGCTAATCGGTGTTCTGACCATTGGTGGTTTTACAGTACTGATGAGTTTCATCTGCTGGTATGCTGTAGCAGCCATTTTGGGCGGGATTCGTGTCGGCGAAGAGGAAGAGTTCAACGGTCTCGATATCGGGGAACATGGGATGGAAGCCTATCATGGTTTCTTGAAGGAAACGGCGATGGGCAGTATGTCCTCGTCTAAGCCTAGTGGTTCCTAA
- a CDS encoding GDSL-type esterase/lipase family protein encodes MSKVSKPIPAWGILSLATNGILLVTVTILLSRQQANESPTAPERTSVATVEPSPTPTPTPTPVPSPEPRVEELSPSTYQERVERLREEVEAIAANAPERLYVLAGDSITLSFPEELLPLDVTWLNQGISGEGSQGLYERLPLLDGTRPDRIFIMIGINDLLRGEDDETILENHRRIIKDILWIHPNTEVVVQSILPHSGEKATWEGREKLREVPNQRIERLNQRLAAIAQVEGATYLNLYPLFVDETGYLNPALTTDGLHLNEQGYELWRIALILANTL; translated from the coding sequence GTGTCTAAAGTATCGAAGCCTATCCCAGCCTGGGGGATTCTGTCCCTTGCGACGAATGGCATCTTGCTAGTCACCGTGACGATTCTGCTGAGCCGGCAACAGGCCAACGAATCGCCTACAGCCCCTGAGAGAACTTCCGTGGCCACGGTGGAGCCGTCTCCCACACCGACACCAACGCCTACCCCAGTTCCCTCCCCCGAACCCCGGGTGGAGGAATTATCCCCAAGCACCTATCAGGAGCGAGTGGAACGCTTACGAGAGGAGGTGGAAGCGATCGCCGCTAATGCTCCAGAACGCCTCTACGTGTTGGCAGGAGACTCCATTACCTTAAGTTTTCCTGAGGAACTACTTCCCCTAGACGTCACCTGGCTTAATCAAGGGATTTCTGGAGAAGGCTCCCAAGGACTTTATGAGCGATTGCCCCTGTTGGATGGTACTCGCCCCGATAGAATTTTTATCATGATTGGCATCAATGATCTGTTACGGGGGGAAGACGATGAGACCATTTTGGAGAACCACCGCCGCATTATCAAGGATATTCTCTGGATTCATCCCAATACCGAGGTCGTGGTTCAATCGATTTTGCCCCATAGCGGCGAGAAGGCGACCTGGGAGGGCCGGGAGAAACTACGAGAGGTCCCCAACCAACGCATTGAACGACTCAACCAACGCCTGGCGGCGATCGCCCAAGTGGAGGGAGCGACCTATCTCAACCTATATCCCCTATTTGTGGATGAGACGGGCTACCTCAACCCAGCTTTGACCACGGACGGTTTACATCTAAACGAACAGGGCTATGAACTCTGGCGTATCGCCCTGATCCTGGCCAACACATTATAG